In Bacteroidota bacterium, the following proteins share a genomic window:
- a CDS encoding OmpA family protein, giving the protein MKNIRLLFLFSIFHFSNFISHSQDFIGYSNSNYAGVSGIDLNPASIADSRYKFDMALAGFSFNVSNNYIGLRKEAIKNKSTAFNDPNFQKDYLVERINSDRKSAFIHQQLILPSFMLTLSPKHAIGVSIRERTYVNIDGFEPELASQLYHSLEDSSLWQHHLTNKQVSIQAMTWLEYGATYARVLRDEGNKFLKAGVRIKFLQGFWASYVFINNFDYNFGSDSTLSVYNTSVNYGHSNSFSLEKNMLKYQFASKPSFGFDLGAVYEWRPDREKYFYDMDGETHLDARYANKYKLRAGLSVLDIGNIRFEKATLGDFYADINDWQINHLKMDTSKGPMANVDSIIKSKFQQTEGLGTFKMNLPTAISTQVDYNIWKNYYANFTAYYAFQFTKNKNKVHELTTFSITPRWDWKWFGVFIPVSYNTYRNLNLGLDLRLGPLIIGTHNLAPLIGNQNIYGAEVHFILKLFFWRFHQPKDRDGDHISNKKDKCPDVPGTWEFSGCPDRDGDHIPDNLDDCPDVPGLPKFNGCPDRDGDGIIDKLDSCPDEPGVAELHGCPDRDKDGIIDKKDSCPDEAGLAEFHGCPDRDHDRVIDKYDLCPDDSGSVETFGCPDRDGDGVIDKEDRCPDKPGPKENDGCPLAKLHLLDKNGNIIASATIDKDGKFHFTELPSDENSLLQLESYDVLIVNEVSVATGKIVRVARRGADGYFHFEKLETDENKLGKMDIPDTQIQLKKEEAEKVKKAMETLEFDFGSEKIRESSLDGLDLVAELLQQNPAWRLKLSGHTDNVSSMQYNMKLSQKRVESIRNYLTKKKGIPSGRIVLKWYGPTKPIAPNDTEEGKQKNRRVEFLIIK; this is encoded by the coding sequence GTGAAAAATATTCGCCTGCTGTTTTTATTTTCCATTTTTCACTTTTCAAATTTTATTTCTCATTCACAAGATTTTATCGGCTACTCCAACAGCAATTATGCGGGAGTTTCCGGAATTGATTTAAATCCTGCTTCCATTGCCGACAGCCGCTATAAATTTGATATGGCGCTGGCCGGATTTAGTTTTAATGTTTCAAATAATTATATCGGCTTGAGAAAAGAAGCCATAAAAAATAAATCAACTGCATTCAATGACCCAAACTTTCAAAAAGATTATTTGGTGGAAAGAATAAATTCCGACCGCAAGTCGGCTTTCATCCACCAGCAACTTATTCTTCCCTCGTTCATGCTCACGCTTTCTCCCAAGCATGCCATTGGTGTGAGCATTCGTGAGCGCACGTATGTTAACATTGATGGTTTTGAACCCGAACTTGCCAGCCAGTTATATCATTCGCTCGAAGACAGTTCTCTCTGGCAACACCATCTTACCAACAAGCAAGTGAGCATTCAGGCGATGACGTGGCTGGAATACGGAGCCACGTATGCGCGCGTGCTGCGCGATGAAGGAAATAAATTTTTGAAAGCCGGAGTGCGAATAAAATTTCTACAGGGATTTTGGGCTTCCTATGTTTTCATAAATAATTTTGATTATAACTTTGGAAGTGATTCCACGCTTTCTGTTTACAACACAAGTGTAAATTATGGACATTCCAATTCTTTTTCGCTTGAAAAAAATATGCTCAAGTACCAGTTTGCTTCCAAACCGTCATTTGGTTTTGATTTGGGCGCGGTGTATGAATGGAGACCCGACCGTGAAAAATATTTTTATGACATGGACGGGGAAACGCATTTAGATGCGCGCTATGCAAATAAATATAAACTCCGCGCAGGACTTTCTGTTCTTGACATTGGAAACATTCGTTTTGAAAAAGCCACACTGGGAGATTTTTATGCCGATATAAATGACTGGCAGATTAATCATTTGAAAATGGATACTTCGAAAGGCCCGATGGCAAATGTAGACAGCATCATCAAATCAAAATTTCAGCAGACGGAAGGGCTCGGAACTTTCAAAATGAACCTTCCCACTGCCATCAGCACACAGGTGGATTACAACATCTGGAAAAATTACTATGCAAACTTCACGGCTTATTATGCGTTTCAGTTTACAAAGAATAAAAACAAAGTTCATGAACTCACCACCTTCAGCATTACACCGCGCTGGGATTGGAAATGGTTTGGAGTTTTTATTCCGGTTTCTTACAACACCTACAGGAATCTGAATCTTGGATTGGATTTGCGGCTCGGTCCGCTCATCATTGGAACGCATAATCTTGCTCCGCTTATAGGTAATCAGAATATTTATGGTGCCGAAGTTCATTTTATTCTGAAACTTTTCTTCTGGCGGTTTCATCAGCCGAAAGATAGAGATGGCGACCACATATCGAATAAAAAAGATAAATGCCCCGATGTTCCCGGTACGTGGGAATTTTCCGGTTGCCCCGACCGCGATGGCGACCACATTCCCGATAATCTCGATGATTGTCCTGATGTTCCCGGCTTGCCGAAATTCAACGGATGCCCCGATAGAGATGGAGATGGAATTATTGACAAACTTGATTCTTGTCCCGATGAACCGGGCGTTGCCGAACTGCACGGCTGTCCCGACCGCGATAAAGATGGCATCATCGACAAAAAAGATTCTTGTCCCGATGAAGCAGGACTTGCGGAATTTCATGGCTGTCCCGACCGCGACCACGATAGGGTGATAGACAAATATGATTTATGCCCCGATGATTCGGGAAGCGTTGAGACATTCGGCTGCCCCGACCGCGATGGAGACGGAGTGATTGACAAAGAAGACCGCTGCCCCGACAAACCCGGTCCGAAAGAAAATGACGGATGCCCGCTGGCAAAACTTCATTTGCTCGATAAGAATGGAAATATTATTGCATCGGCTACCATTGACAAGGATGGAAAATTCCACTTCACGGAACTTCCTTCGGATGAAAACTCGCTGCTGCAACTTGAATCGTACGATGTATTAATTGTGAATGAAGTTTCGGTGGCTACCGGAAAAATTGTTCGCGTGGCGCGCAGAGGAGCCGATGGATATTTCCATTTCGAAAAACTGGAGACCGATGAAAACAAACTTGGAAAGATGGATATTCCCGATACGCAGATTCAACTCAAGAAAGAAGAAGCGGAAAAAGTTAAGAAAGCAATGGAAACGCTGGAGTTTGATTTCGGTTCGGAAAAAATACGCGAGTCCTCCCTTGACGGATTGGATTTGGTAGCCGAGTTGCTGCAGCAAAATCCTGCGTGGCGATTGAAACTTTCCGGCCACACCGATAATGTTTCTTCCATGCAGTATAACATGAAACTTTCTCAGAAGCGCGTGGAGTCCATTAGAAACTATTTGACAAAGAAAAAAGGAATTCCATCCGGTAGAATTGTTTTAAAATGGTATGGACCCACAAAACCCATTGCGCCAAACGATACCGAAGAAGGCAAACAGAAAAACCGCAGGGTGGAATTTCTGATTATCAAGTAA
- a CDS encoding oligosaccharide flippase family protein — protein sequence MQQRKFVFNLAFLLFLNLLIKPVHVLFIDVNWQNTVHAENFGLYFALFNFSFVLNIILDFGITNFNNKNIAQNSHLLTKHFSSLIILKLLLALIYILIAFIIGLIIKYDFRLMKLMLLLGFNQFLISFIAYLRSNIAGLHLFWVDSIVSVLDRAILITLSCFLLFGNVLGRDLDIMDYVYAQTISYGATVIVAFFIVLNKTHSTKFKISRAFAMMILKKSFPFAVLAMLMACYNRLDTVMIERMLPDGAEQSGIYAQGYRLLDAANMIAFLFAGLLLPIFSRMLKFHESVEALVKTAFILLIVPGIVVAVGCWFYADELMRMLYREHVEQAAEIFPILMSCFVAISTTYIFGTLLTANGNLRELNLMASSGILINVTMNLFLIPKFQAVGSAVSSLTTQLLTALIQVLIAQNVFKFRINYRLLLTLITFFAGVILINYFSKNIHHNILSEKNRWMVNFAFMVIACVIWAFAIRLLSIKSMMRIVKYG from the coding sequence ATGCAGCAGCGAAAGTTTGTTTTTAATCTTGCTTTTCTTCTTTTCCTGAATCTGCTTATCAAGCCGGTGCACGTACTTTTTATTGATGTGAACTGGCAGAATACCGTTCATGCAGAAAATTTCGGATTATATTTTGCGCTGTTTAATTTTTCTTTCGTGCTGAATATCATTCTTGATTTCGGCATTACCAATTTCAATAATAAAAATATTGCGCAGAACAGCCATCTTCTCACAAAACATTTTTCTTCGCTTATAATTCTGAAACTTTTACTCGCGCTTATTTACATTCTCATCGCATTCATCATCGGATTAATTATCAAATACGATTTCCGCCTGATGAAACTTATGCTCCTGCTCGGCTTCAACCAATTTTTAATTTCTTTCATTGCTTATTTGCGTTCGAACATTGCTGGGCTTCATCTTTTCTGGGTGGACAGCATTGTTTCTGTTCTCGACCGCGCGATTCTTATTACGCTCAGTTGTTTTTTACTTTTCGGAAATGTTTTGGGAAGAGACCTTGACATTATGGATTACGTATATGCGCAAACTATTTCTTATGGTGCAACTGTCATTGTTGCTTTTTTTATTGTGCTGAATAAAACGCACAGTACAAAATTTAAAATCTCACGCGCCTTCGCCATGATGATTCTGAAAAAAAGTTTTCCGTTCGCGGTGCTTGCCATGCTCATGGCTTGCTACAATCGGTTGGATACAGTAATGATTGAACGAATGCTGCCGGACGGAGCCGAGCAATCAGGAATTTATGCGCAGGGCTACCGCCTGCTCGATGCGGCAAACATGATTGCATTTCTTTTCGCAGGGCTTTTGCTTCCGATTTTTTCCCGCATGCTGAAGTTTCACGAATCGGTGGAAGCGCTGGTGAAAACTGCATTCATCCTTCTCATTGTTCCGGGAATTGTGGTGGCGGTGGGCTGCTGGTTTTACGCAGACGAATTAATGCGGATGCTTTACAGAGAACACGTGGAACAGGCAGCCGAAATATTTCCCATTCTCATGTCATGCTTTGTTGCAATTTCCACCACGTATATTTTTGGAACGCTTCTCACCGCAAACGGAAATCTCCGCGAATTGAATTTAATGGCATCGAGCGGAATATTGATAAACGTAACGATGAATTTATTTTTGATTCCAAAATTCCAGGCGGTAGGCTCGGCTGTTTCCAGTTTAACAACGCAGCTCCTCACCGCGCTCATACAGGTTCTCATAGCACAAAATGTTTTTAAGTTCAGAATTAATTACCGCCTTCTTCTCACACTGATAACTTTTTTTGCCGGAGTCATTCTCATAAATTATTTTTCCAAGAACATTCATCACAACATTCTCTCCGAAAAAAACCGCTGGATGGTGAATTTCGCCTTCATGGTAATTGCCTGCGTAATCTGGGCATTTGCCATCCGCTTGCTGAGTATAAAATCCATGATGAGAATTGTTAAGTATGGATGA
- a CDS encoding ABC transporter permease → MALFADFLANEKPLACKYKGEIYFPVFHSYFVDMRISQWQKNLLNADWKNLDYDWKIFPLIPYSPGNMDGNNVHSVSPFGEQNIFSMRFRHWLGTDELGRDILSGMIHGTRVALTVGLVSMGIAALFGILIGSLAGYFGDERLKISRATALMNILFFILAFFFGFIARSYELSDALAVSFGKFFLQVLFSLLIMIFVLLIGNIFAIPFKFIPFLGKKISVPVDILFSRFIEIMVSIPTLFLIISISAVITHPSIYIVMTIIGLTSWTGIARFIRAEMLRIRSLEYIEAAHALGYSEWRVIFRHAIPNALSPVLITIAFGIAAAILIESTLSFLGVGVSAETVTWGSLLAQARQSPSAWWLAILPGSAIFITVTIFNLIGEALTDALDPKQKK, encoded by the coding sequence ATGGCGCTCTTTGCCGATTTTCTGGCAAATGAAAAACCGCTTGCCTGCAAATACAAAGGAGAAATTTATTTTCCTGTCTTCCATTCTTATTTTGTGGATATGAGAATTTCTCAGTGGCAAAAAAATTTGCTCAATGCCGATTGGAAAAATCTCGACTATGATTGGAAAATTTTTCCTCTCATTCCCTACTCTCCCGGAAATATGGATGGCAACAATGTACATTCTGTTTCTCCGTTTGGCGAACAGAATATTTTTTCAATGCGTTTTCGTCACTGGCTTGGAACAGATGAACTCGGCAGAGATATTTTATCGGGAATGATTCACGGAACAAGAGTCGCTTTGACTGTTGGACTTGTCTCGATGGGAATTGCAGCGCTGTTCGGAATTTTAATCGGCTCACTTGCCGGATATTTCGGTGACGAACGTTTAAAAATTTCCCGCGCCACCGCGCTGATGAATATTTTATTTTTCATTCTCGCTTTCTTTTTCGGATTCATTGCCCGCTCCTATGAACTTTCAGATGCACTTGCGGTTTCATTTGGAAAATTTTTCCTGCAGGTTTTATTTTCTCTTCTCATTATGATTTTTGTTTTGCTCATCGGAAATATTTTTGCGATTCCGTTTAAGTTCATTCCCTTCCTCGGAAAAAAAATTTCTGTGCCGGTGGATATTCTTTTTTCCCGCTTCATAGAAATTATGGTTTCCATTCCGACTTTGTTTTTAATTATTTCCATTTCAGCAGTCATCACGCATCCTTCCATTTATATTGTGATGACGATTATCGGGCTCACTTCGTGGACAGGCATTGCGCGTTTCATCCGCGCGGAAATGCTGCGCATCCGTTCACTCGAATACATTGAAGCCGCGCACGCGCTCGGTTACTCGGAGTGGCGCGTGATTTTCCGCCATGCAATTCCGAACGCGCTTTCTCCCGTGCTCATCACCATTGCTTTCGGAATTGCCGCTGCAATTTTAATTGAGTCAACTCTTTCTTTTCTTGGCGTGGGAGTTTCTGCCGAAACAGTTACGTGGGGTTCTCTTCTTGCTCAGGCACGGCAATCTCCGTCCGCATGGTGGCTCGCGATTCTCCCCGGCTCAGCAATTTTTATTACGGTAACAATTTTTAATTTGATCGGTGAAGCGCTCACAGATGCGCTGGATCCAAAGCAAAAAAAGTGA
- a CDS encoding MBL fold metallo-hydrolase, translating into MKIIFLGTGTSQGVPIIGCKCKVCESVNPKDHRLRTSVMIEVNKKRFIIDTGPDFRQQMLRERIDSITAVIYTHEHRDHVAGMDDIRAFNYIQKKKIDLYATEHVQQAIKEQFGYVFKEKKYPGIPEVNLRTIENKPFEIEGVKFIPILVKHMHLPVLGFRVGNFSYITDANFIPEEEKKKITGSEVLVLNALRKEAHPSHFTIDEAIKLAQELKCKKTFFVHMSHQVGLHEEVEDELPENIHLAFDRMHIQVNK; encoded by the coding sequence ATGAAAATTATTTTTTTAGGAACAGGCACTTCGCAAGGCGTTCCCATTATCGGGTGCAAATGCAAGGTGTGTGAGTCGGTAAACCCAAAAGACCATCGCCTTCGTACTTCGGTGATGATTGAAGTGAACAAGAAAAGATTTATCATCGATACCGGTCCGGATTTTCGCCAGCAGATGTTGAGGGAAAGAATTGATAGTATCACCGCAGTAATTTACACGCACGAGCACCGCGATCACGTGGCGGGAATGGATGACATACGCGCGTTCAATTACATTCAGAAAAAGAAAATTGATTTGTACGCCACCGAACATGTTCAGCAGGCGATCAAAGAACAATTCGGTTATGTGTTCAAAGAAAAAAAATATCCCGGAATTCCTGAAGTGAATCTACGCACGATAGAAAATAAACCTTTCGAGATAGAAGGCGTGAAGTTCATTCCCATTCTTGTGAAGCACATGCATCTTCCTGTTTTAGGATTTCGTGTTGGAAATTTTTCTTACATCACGGATGCGAATTTCATTCCTGAAGAGGAAAAGAAAAAAATTACCGGCTCAGAAGTTTTAGTGCTGAACGCATTGAGAAAAGAAGCGCACCCTTCTCATTTCACAATTGATGAAGCAATAAAACTCGCTCAGGAATTAAAATGCAAAAAAACATTTTTCGTTCACATGAGCCATCAAGTCGGTCTACACGAAGAAGTGGAAGACGAACTGCCGGAAAATATTCATCTGGCGTTTGACAGAATGCATATACAAGTGAATAAGTGA
- the fahA gene encoding fumarylacetoacetase: MTKENLKSWIPVDKNSDFPIQNLPFGIFIPPKEVISTKDKAKDILPRVGVAIGDYVLDLLELKKTGVFNSLKFDTNVFAKSSLNDFISLGKKTTSAVRVRISKLLEERNPELRDDEKTKKKVLYKMKDVQMLLAVEIGDYTDFYSSEQHAFNVGSMFRDPTNALLPNWKHIPVGYHGRASSIVVSGTNFHRPKGQMKATDEIVFGPTKQLDFELEMGFIIGKETKLGESITTKNAEDYIFGMVLFNDWSARDIQAWEYVPLGPFLGKNFSSSVSPWVVTMEALEPFRIPGPKQEPKVLPYLECEGNKHFDINLEVLLQTPNSEPQTISKSNFKYLYWNMAQQLAHHTVNGCNIKIGDLMASGTISGTIPHSFGSMLELAWKGTKPIKMKDGSERKFINDNDTVTMHGYCEKENLRIGFGEVKGKVLPSK; encoded by the coding sequence ATGACTAAAGAAAATTTAAAATCTTGGATTCCTGTTGACAAGAACAGCGATTTCCCTATACAAAATCTTCCCTTTGGAATTTTCATTCCTCCGAAAGAAGTAATTTCTACAAAAGACAAAGCAAAAGATATTTTACCGCGTGTGGGAGTTGCTATCGGAGATTACGTTCTTGATTTACTTGAACTGAAGAAAACAGGCGTGTTCAACTCACTGAAGTTTGATACAAATGTTTTTGCAAAATCTTCTCTGAACGATTTTATTTCTCTCGGAAAGAAAACTACCTCCGCAGTTCGCGTACGGATTTCAAAACTTCTGGAAGAAAGAAATCCTGAGTTGCGCGATGATGAAAAAACAAAAAAGAAAGTACTGTATAAAATGAAAGATGTGCAAATGCTTTTGGCGGTTGAGATTGGCGACTACACCGATTTTTATTCCAGCGAGCAGCACGCGTTCAATGTCGGCTCCATGTTCCGCGATCCTACGAATGCTTTGCTTCCGAACTGGAAGCATATTCCGGTGGGTTATCACGGAAGAGCATCTTCAATAGTTGTGAGCGGAACAAATTTTCACCGCCCGAAAGGACAAATGAAAGCCACAGATGAAATTGTATTCGGTCCGACAAAACAATTAGACTTTGAATTGGAAATGGGTTTCATCATCGGGAAAGAAACAAAACTCGGAGAAAGTATAACTACAAAAAATGCAGAAGATTATATTTTCGGAATGGTGTTGTTCAACGACTGGAGCGCACGCGACATCCAGGCATGGGAATATGTTCCGCTCGGACCATTCCTTGGAAAAAATTTCTCCTCGTCTGTTTCTCCATGGGTGGTAACAATGGAAGCGCTTGAACCGTTTCGAATTCCCGGACCGAAACAAGAACCGAAAGTTCTTCCTTATTTAGAATGCGAGGGAAACAAACATTTTGATATCAATCTTGAAGTTCTTCTCCAAACTCCAAACTCCGAACCCCAAACTATTTCCAAATCCAATTTCAAATATCTCTACTGGAACATGGCGCAGCAACTCGCGCATCACACAGTGAACGGCTGCAATATAAAAATCGGAGACCTCATGGCAAGCGGAACTATCAGCGGAACTATTCCCCATTCTTTTGGAAGCATGCTTGAACTTGCGTGGAAAGGAACGAAGCCGATAAAAATGAAAGATGGCTCAGAAAGAAAATTCATAAACGATAACGACACGGTTACGATGCACGGTTATTGCGAGAAAGAAAACTTACGAATTGGTTTTGGAGAAGTGAAAGGAAAAGTTTTGCCATCGAAATGA
- the guaB gene encoding IMP dehydrogenase, protein MQEEQNRFSKEGLTYDDVLLVPAYSEVLPKDTDTSSYFTREIKLKVPVVSAAMDTVTESQLAITIAQEGGIGVIHKNMTIAEQAEQVRKVKRSESGMIIDPLTLKESATVQDALNLMKENKIGGIPIVKKNKELAGIVTNRDLSFEKKMDRPLAEIMTKENLITAKHGTTLKQAETILRENKIEKLPIIDSHHKLVGLITFKDIMKVKSRPNSTKDAFGRLRVAAAVGANAEALERVEALAKAGVDAVVVDTAHGHSKGVIDTVKKIKSMFPELQVVAGNIATADAAIALMKAGVDAVKVGIGPGAICTTRVIAGVGVPQLTAVNDVANAVKGKIAVIADGGIKYSGDIVKALAAGATCVMTGSLFAGVEESPGETIIYEGRKFKTYRGMGSLEAMQKGSKDRYFQDGVDAVEKLVPEGISGRVPYKGTLAEVMYQITGGLKAGMGYCGAKTISDLQKAKFVRITSSGIRENHPHDIMITSEAPNYSR, encoded by the coding sequence ATGCAGGAAGAGCAAAATAGATTTTCAAAAGAAGGTTTAACCTACGATGATGTTCTTCTTGTGCCTGCCTACTCCGAAGTCCTTCCGAAAGATACCGACACTTCTTCCTACTTCACCAGAGAAATAAAATTGAAAGTTCCTGTCGTGTCCGCAGCGATGGATACAGTTACGGAATCGCAACTTGCAATTACAATTGCACAGGAAGGAGGCATCGGAGTCATTCATAAAAATATGACCATTGCCGAGCAGGCGGAGCAAGTTCGCAAAGTGAAACGCTCCGAAAGCGGAATGATTATAGACCCGCTCACGCTGAAAGAAAGCGCCACCGTTCAGGATGCTCTCAATCTTATGAAGGAAAATAAAATTGGCGGCATTCCCATAGTGAAAAAAAATAAAGAGCTCGCAGGGATTGTTACCAACCGTGATTTGTCTTTCGAAAAAAAAATGGACCGCCCGCTTGCGGAAATAATGACGAAAGAAAATTTAATCACCGCGAAGCACGGAACAACTTTGAAGCAGGCGGAAACAATTCTCCGCGAAAACAAAATTGAAAAACTTCCCATCATAGATTCTCATCACAAACTTGTCGGGCTGATTACGTTCAAGGATATTATGAAAGTGAAATCTCGCCCGAACTCCACGAAGGACGCTTTCGGAAGATTGCGCGTTGCCGCTGCGGTGGGAGCAAATGCCGAAGCGCTCGAAAGAGTTGAAGCACTCGCGAAAGCCGGAGTGGATGCAGTTGTCGTTGATACAGCACACGGACATTCGAAAGGCGTGATTGACACAGTGAAAAAAATAAAATCAATGTTTCCGGAATTACAAGTGGTCGCAGGAAATATTGCAACTGCCGATGCCGCCATCGCGTTGATGAAAGCCGGAGTTGACGCAGTGAAAGTTGGAATTGGTCCCGGTGCAATTTGCACCACGCGCGTGATTGCTGGCGTTGGCGTTCCCCAACTCACCGCGGTGAACGATGTGGCAAACGCAGTGAAAGGAAAAATTGCGGTGATTGCCGATGGAGGAATAAAATATTCAGGAGACATTGTGAAAGCGCTTGCTGCCGGGGCAACCTGCGTGATGACCGGCTCGCTTTTCGCAGGCGTGGAAGAATCTCCGGGTGAAACAATTATTTACGAAGGAAGAAAATTTAAAACCTACCGCGGCATGGGCTCCCTCGAAGCAATGCAGAAAGGAAGCAAGGACAGATATTTTCAGGATGGAGTGGACGCGGTGGAAAAATTAGTTCCCGAAGGAATTTCCGGGCGCGTTCCTTATAAAGGCACGCTTGCCGAAGTGATGTACCAGATCACAGGCGGGCTCAAAGCGGGAATGGGTTATTGCGGTGCAAAAACAATTTCTGATTTGCAGAAAGCGAAATTCGTCCGCATCACTTCTTCCGGCATCCGCGAAAATCATCCGCACGATATTATGATTACCAGCGAAGCACCGAATTATTCGAGATAG
- a CDS encoding branched-chain amino acid aminotransferase, with the protein MATDTMQVDVKKIKRSRLQEIDWKNLGFGKYFSDHMFVSDFDGKEWKHPRIIPYGNFEVSPALSALHYGQSIFEGMKAYRFDSGEIYMFRPLDNFKRFNVSAERMAMATLPEELFMEALLQLVRLDSKWVPKEEGCSLYIRPLLFATEEHIGVKISDTYTFIVMTSPVGAYYSQPLKVLVETKFTRAVPGGVGFAKTAGNYGRSHYPTKLAKEKGYDQVIWTDGYEHKYLEESGTMNVMCVINDTLVTPGLHDTILKGITRDSVLTIARDLKIKVEERKISVDELVDAHKKKTLQEIFGVGTAATIAPISLFGYNGKDFELPPVNGKTFGSKIKKELENIRRGKAPDKHGWMYKV; encoded by the coding sequence ATTGCAACCGATACTATGCAAGTGGACGTAAAAAAAATCAAGCGCTCGCGCTTGCAGGAAATTGACTGGAAAAATCTCGGCTTCGGAAAATATTTTTCCGACCATATGTTTGTTTCCGATTTTGACGGCAAGGAATGGAAACATCCGCGCATTATTCCCTATGGAAATTTTGAAGTGAGCCCCGCCCTTTCTGCGCTGCATTACGGTCAGAGTATTTTCGAAGGAATGAAAGCATACCGTTTCGACAGCGGAGAAATTTATATGTTTCGCCCGCTCGATAATTTCAAGCGCTTCAATGTTTCCGCGGAAAGAATGGCGATGGCAACTTTGCCTGAAGAACTTTTCATGGAAGCGCTGCTTCAACTCGTCCGCCTCGATTCAAAATGGGTTCCGAAAGAGGAAGGATGTTCGCTTTACATTCGCCCGCTTCTCTTCGCAACCGAAGAACACATCGGTGTAAAAATTTCCGATACGTATACTTTTATTGTGATGACTTCACCGGTGGGCGCATATTATTCTCAGCCGTTAAAAGTTTTAGTGGAAACAAAATTCACGCGCGCGGTTCCGGGCGGAGTTGGCTTTGCAAAAACTGCCGGCAACTACGGGCGTTCGCATTATCCTACAAAACTTGCCAAGGAAAAGGGATACGACCAGGTAATCTGGACAGACGGCTACGAGCATAAATACCTGGAAGAATCCGGAACAATGAATGTGATGTGTGTGATCAACGATACGCTTGTTACTCCCGGACTTCACGATACAATTTTAAAAGGCATTACTCGTGACAGCGTGCTCACCATTGCCCGCGATTTAAAAATAAAAGTAGAAGAAAGAAAAATTTCTGTGGATGAATTAGTGGATGCGCACAAGAAAAAAACGCTGCAGGAAATTTTTGGCGTGGGAACTGCGGCTACCATCGCGCCTATCAGTTTATTTGGATATAATGGAAAAGATTTTGAACTTCCGCCTGTGAATGGAAAAACTTTCGGAAGCAAAATCAAAAAAGAACTGGAAAACATCCGCAGAGGAAAAGCTCCCGACAAGCACGGATGGATGTATAAAGTTTAA
- a CDS encoding cupin domain-containing protein, whose translation MKKLFSLFFLLSSLYCTSQNNQSLDTVKAYGDYENIYLRKLYSDSLVSSFVIFIKQEVKAHKHVSHSEHVYILDGEGEMMVGEKKITVKKGDIVFIPKGTVHSLKVTSKIPVKVLSVQAPIFDGKDRVVVEEKK comes from the coding sequence ATGAAAAAACTTTTCTCACTCTTTTTTCTGCTCTCATCTCTCTACTGCACTTCTCAAAACAATCAATCGCTCGATACAGTAAAAGCTTATGGCGATTATGAAAACATTTACCTGCGCAAGCTTTATTCCGATTCGCTGGTGAGCAGTTTTGTGATTTTCATCAAGCAGGAAGTGAAAGCGCACAAGCACGTTTCGCACAGCGAACATGTATATATTTTAGACGGAGAAGGCGAAATGATGGTTGGTGAAAAAAAAATTACAGTAAAAAAAGGCGATATAGTTTTTATTCCGAAGGGAACCGTACATTCTTTAAAAGTAACATCGAAAATTCCCGTGAAAGTTCTGTCCGTGCAAGCGCCAATCTTTGACGGAAAGGACAGGGTTGTGGTGGAAGAAAAGAAATAA